The genomic region GAGCTCGATACGCTGCCCGTCGTCGTCGGCACCCGCGCGCACCGGGCGGTCGCCCGCGAGGTGAGCGAACGGTCGATCACGCTGATCCGCGACACCGGGAACGACGTCCCGCTCCGCACGTCGCGCGACGGTTCGCTTCTCTACCTGTCGGTTCTCGATCGCGCCTCCGGCTGGGGCATCGGCGCCCCGAGCCGCATCGTCGTTCCGGAGCTGCGCGACCGCTGGGACGAGGTGACCGCAGTCGAGTTGTCCGATCAATCGACGCCAGCCGACGCCGAGCTTGTCCGGCGCATGGCCGAGCGGTTCGACGCGGTGGTCGCCGGCATCTTCGTCCGATCGTCTTCGTTCAACGACGAGCTGGATCTGGCGACGCACGTCATCGCGCTGATGGAGGAAGTGGCCGAGGAAGCTGCCCGGCGCGGGCAACCGTTCGTCGCCCTCTTCTTCGGTAATCCCTACCCGGCCGCGGCACTGCCGGCTCTTCCCGCCGTCCTCCTGACCTACGACTACCGCGGCCTCTCCGAAGAAACCGCGGTCCGCGCCCTCGCCGGCGAGATCCCGATTCGCGGGCGTCTGCCGGTCACCCTCGCCGACGACCTCCCGCGCGGCCACGGCCTCACGCGGTAGCGGGGCGTCGCGAGTGAAGTGCCGGCCGGGCGCTGGAGGCCGGTCATGAGCGATTCGCCGTCTCTGAATACCAAGGCGATTCTGCTACTGACGGCGCCGCTGATTGTCGGCCGGAAACGGCAGGCCTCCGTCAAGCCTCTCGCCATCGGCGAGTACAGCCGCCTGGCGCGCCGGCTGCGCGAACTGAGACGCGAGCCGGCTGACCTGTTGCGCGACGGAGCACGGACAGTGCTGGAGGAGTGCCGACTCGACCTGGAGCTGGAACGGATCCACCGTTTGCTTGATCGGGGCTTCCTCCTCAGTCAGGCGCTGGAGCGCTGGCGTGCGCGTGCACTCTGGGTGACTAGCCGCGCGGACCCGGAGTACCCACGACTGCTGAAGAAGCGCTTGCGCGACCAGGCGCCGCCACTGCTGTATGGCTGCGGCAATCGGGAGAGCTTGGTAGCGGGCGGGCTGGCCGTCGTCGGCTCCCGCAAGGTGGACGACACCCTGGTTGACTATGCCGAGGGTGTCGGGCGTCTCGCTGCGCGGGCAGGACGCGTGTTGGTGTCGGGCGGGGCGCGCGGCATCGACCTGGCTTCAATGCGGGGCGCCCTGGATGCTGGCGGGACCGTGGCCGGCGTGCTGGCCGACAGTCTTGAGCGGACCGCCATGCGACGCGAGCACCGTAACGCGTTGATGGACGGCCGGCTGGTCCTGGTCAGCCCGTACGATCCCGCTGCCGGCTTTCTTGTCGGGCACGCGATGCAGCGCAACAAGCTCATCTACGCGCTGGCGGACGCCGCCCTGGTCGTTAGCGCGGGTTTCGAGAAGGGCGGGACCTGGGCCGGTGCGATTGAGCAACTGGACCGGTATCGCTTGGTTCCGGTCTATGTCCGTGCCACCGGTGAATTGGGAAGGGGCTTGGAGGCCTTGCTGGAGCGTGGTGCACATCCCTGGCCGAGTCCCGATGATCCCGCGACCCTCGCCTCACTTCTGAGCACTCCACCCACTGACGACGCGGGCGTGATGGCCGACGTGACGCTTTTCTGACGGGTGCCGGGCACCACCACGGACCGAAGCAGGCTGCATGAGCGCGGCCACGTGCCACCATTGAAAACTACTCCGCAAACATTGCGTTGAGTCGCTTTTCCCATTCCTCTTCGTCGACTATCTCGAAGCGCATCTTGACCCTGCTCATCGCCGGAACGAACTCGGCCCAGTCCGCCTTGCGGGCATGTTCGGAGCAGATGTCGAACACAGACCGCTTGTAGGCAGTGTCCGCCGCCTGCTTGAGGTGGATGCCCTTGGTCTCGATGACGAAGACCCGATGGAAGGCGTCGTCGACATCGGGCTCGTCCGGCCGCAGCGTAGCGAGGAAATCGGCGTAGATGCGTCCCCGCTTCCAGCCCTGCACGAAGTAGTCGTGGCGCGGGCGGTTTCTGTACCAGAAGAACAATCGTTCCTGTTGATCCAGGTACGTTGCAACCTTGTGCTCCAGCTCGTTCAGGTCACCCTCCACCATTCGCTCCAACAAATCGCGCTGATACGGACTGCCGTCGGTGCGGTTCACCTGCTTCGCATCGACAGGCTGCTGGACGGCGCGTGGAAGACGGTTGAAACCCAGGTCGCGGGTAACGACAACGAACCGCATCGTCCCGTCATCGAGTAGCCCCTTGAACACGCCCCGCGCCAATCGATCGCGTTCGCCCACCAGGTGCTTGTGCAGTTCGTCGAGCACAAACACGTAGCTTCCCACCACCTGCTCGCGGGGATACTTCTCGATCAGCGCATCGAACGTGCGCCGAATCAGCTCGTAACCTCGCCACGGATTGGGCATGACGTCCAACAGGTGACTGGCGGCGAAGGCATAGTCCGCGGTGGGCTCCCCGCCGGCGGGCGTCCACCCCGCCGCGGGAGCCGTATCGGCGGTCAGCGGCACGGTTCCGAGGCCGGCGCGCAACTCCGTATCGCGCCGGATCTCGTCGCCCAGCGGAAGATCCAACAGCCCCTGGAGGTTCACGTCGTCCCATCGCGTGCGCGACAAGATATCGGCCTCGTAGTGCACGAGGCGCCATTCCTTCCCGTCCTTGACCATGAACGCGGGCAGTACAAGGTCCTCTGTCGCCTTGCGGTACCGTTCGCGCTGGCGGACGGTGCGTTCGTTCGCCTCCAAGGGTCCGTCGGCCGCCTGCACGACCCGGCCCTGAAGGTCGCCCAACCCCTCCAGTCCGAAGCCCCGCCGGACTTCCTTCAACAACTCGTTCCCGCGGCGCTGGAAGCAGAAGACGTAGCTCTCGTCCAGCCACGCGACACGCGTCTTCTTCGCGCGCGGCTGCCGGAGAATCCGGCCGACAAGCTGCGTTAGCGCGCTCTTCGAGCCGGGATTCGTCAGGATGGTCAGCACGTAGGCGAAGGCGCAGTCCCAGCCCTCCTGCAGCGCCTGCTTCGTGATGATGAACCGGATGGGGCAATCGCGCGACATCAGGCCGCCGACCTCGTCCACTTCCTTCAGTTCGTCCTTCTGGCTCGTCTTGACGGCGACCTGATTCCGGGCGATGTCCGGATGGTGCAGCAGGTACTCCCTGACATCCTCGGCGTGCACGACGCCGGTCCGTCGCTGGTCGCGGCCCGTGCGTTCGACCTGCACCAGGCAGATGGGTCGGATGTACTCGCCCGTGTCGGCCTCGTACCGCCGGGCTTCCACCTCCAGACGCTGGCGGTGCTCGATGGACGCCAGCAACGTGTCCTTCCAGCTCGTGCTCGCCAGGTTCCGGATGCGGAGGTCGAGCTTGATCATTTCCTCCTTGTTCAGGTCTTGACCACTGATGTTGATCAGGACGTTCGCGCCCGTCGGCGGCGTGGCCGACAATTCAACGATCAGGCACGGATTGAACCCCTCCAGCGTCGCCTTTGCGTTGCGGCTGTAGGCCTTGTGTCCTTCGTCGAGCACGATCAGGGGGCGCAGCACGCGGAGCGTGTTGCCGAGCGAGGTCTTGACCTGCCGTCCCCAGAAATCACCCTCCTGTTCGAAGGTGTCGAGATTCGGCGTCCGCTTCAGGAACGCCTGCTGGCCCTGGACGTCATCCTCGGCAGGAAAGAAACGGTCGAAGCCGCCGCTATCACGGAACATGCGGAGCTGGGCCTTGGTTTCGCGATTGGCCGACGGCAGCATCAGGAGCAGGATGCAGAGGTTATCCGCCACGTCGCGGGGACTGAAGCCGCTGGTCTTCTCCAGCACCAGCGTGCGGCCGCCCGACGCCAGATCGACCTGCTGGCGGTACGGATGGCCGCGGTCCTTCAGTGCCCTGAGCGTCTGGTTGTAGATCTGCGTCGTCGGCACAACCCACAGCACCAACCCGTGCGGGTCCCGTCGATAGTGGACGTTGGCCAGATCGATGATCTTCGTCGCGAGCAGCGTCTTGCCCCCGCCGGTGGGAATCTTGAGGCAGAACGCCGGCAGCGGCTCGCCGAGGCCGTTCCGCCGAGGAAGATACGGGCGCGCCGGGACGGTCGCCTCCCAGGCGCGGCTCACCCAGTCGAACGTCGTATCGGGGTCCGCCTCCAGAACCTTCGCCTGTTTCGCGCGCCACTCGGCCAACCGTTGGAGAAACTCGCTGACCGAGTTCAGCGCGCGCTTCTGGTACTCCTTCAGGATCATGTGGCAGCGCCTTGAGAGCGTCTCTTCGCCGTCTGCGCCACCGTTTCGTACACTTCGAACGGAAGCTGCTGAAACGTGATGCGGTATTCGTTCAGGAAGTCCTCGTCGAGATACTTCGTCGGAGCGAAGACCAACCGCCGCCGCCCATCTTGGTACGGTGGAAGTCCGCGGGCGAAGTCGAGCGACAGCGCAAGGTTCTTGAGCTGCTCGACATCCGGTTCGTAGATCAGGAACACGTCGTACAGTCGGCTTCGGCCGATGAACCAGCGCTCCTTCTCGATCTGTCCCTCTTCGAATTCCTCACCGGTCGCCGTGAAAAACACATAGGCGGCAAGCGTCTCGTAGGCCGGCAGGGCGGTTGCGTCCAGCAGGGACTGCTGTCGCATGGGCGCACCGAGCTTGAAATAACTGAATGTGCCGCCCAGCCCGGCCTTGAGGGCGGGGTCCTTTGCACCCGGAACCCCCTTGACGACGCGCCGCACTCGTTCAGCAGTGATCGAATCCACGTAGCTCTCGCACTCAATCAGCACGAAACGACGATTGCCTCCGTCCTCCTTGTTCTGAGCCAATACCGCGTGTGCGGTGGTGCCAGAACCGGCGAAGGAGTCGAGTACGATGGAGTCCTTGTCGGTGGCAACCTGAAGAATGCGCCTGATCAAGCTGGTGGGCTTGACGGTGTTGAACACGTCTTCCGACTTCTCGAAATCCAGCACGGAGACGAGTTCCTTCTTCGCGTCCTGTGTATGGCCCACGTCAGAATGGAGCCACAGCGTCTGCGGTACAACTCCCTGCTTGACCTCCGACAGGTATCGCTTGAGCCGAGGCATGCTGTCTCCATCCGGCCCCCACCAAATCCGTCCGTCCGCATCCAGGTCGGTGAATCTATTCGGAGATACCCGGAAGTAGTTCCCGACCGAAGGCCTGAATTTCTTGCCGGAAGGACTCGTGACTTCGTACGTGCCTTGACTGTAGTAGTTGCGAGCAGTCAGGTCGCTCGACGACCACGGTCCACGCGGGTCGTCGTCGAGGTTCTTGTACCGATCCACCGCTGACTCGCCGCGCTTCAACAGATTCGGCGCCCAGCGTTCGATGTCTCGCGCGTAGACCAGGATGAAATCGTGATCTTCAGAAAAGTACTTTGCCGTGTTCTTGGGCGAGAAGATCTTCTGCCAGACCGCGGTCGCGACGAAGTTCTCTTCACCGAACACTTCGTCCATGAGGGAACGCAGCCGGTGCACCTCGTTGTCGTCGATGGAAATAAAGATCGCGCCATCGTCCGAGAGCAATTCGCGCAGCAGCTTCAGGCGGGGCAGCATCATGCAGCACCACTTGTCGTGGCGCGTGAGATCCTCCCGGTCCACGACCTTGCCCAGCCATTCGCGCATCATGGGAGAGTTGACGCGGTCGTTGTAGTGCCACTTCTCGTTGCCGGTGTTGTACGGCGGATCGATGTAGATGCACTTCACGTTGCCGTGATACGTCGGCAGCAGCGCCTTCAACGCGGCCAGGTTGTCCCCCTCGACGATCAGGTTGTCGTGCAGGCTCGCCTTCCGGCTCAGTCCCTTACCGCGAACCGGCTTCAGCTCGTGGAACGGGACGGCCAGGTGGTGGTTCTCGACGAACGCTCTACCCTTGAATCGCAGTGACGACATTGCTGCGGCCCTCAACAAGTACCGCGACGCCGACGACGCCAAGCGTCGGCGCGCGGACCGTCCTGCACAATCCGTAGCCTCAGCATGGATGTACGCGCCGTGTTCCACTGGACTCGCCTGCCTGTCGGCGGCGGGCTGCCAAGTGTCATCAGTGATCCCGCCGGCCTGTCTAGACCGAAGGGTCGGTGCCGGCTAACGGCGAGTTGATCGGGTGGGTAGCGAGCACGAGTTCATGCTAACACGGGCGTTGAGAGCGGCTAACCCGCCGCCGGTGGGCCGCGCGTGCTCGATCCGGGTGACCCGGCCGGCGTTGCCATCCACCCGGAGCCGGTCGCCGTTCGCGATCGCGCGCATGGCATCCCGCACGTTGACCACCGCCGGCAGCCCGAACTCGCGGGCCACGACGGCGCCGTGCGACAGGTAGCCGCCGGTCTCCATGACGATCGCGGAGGCGCGCAGGAACAACGGCGTCCAGCCAGGGTCCGTGGAGGGCGCCACCAACACGTCGTTCCGCCGCATCCGGCTGCCGTCATGGGGCGTGCGCAGCACGCATGCGACGCCCTCGGCCGCACCCGGCGCCGCCGCGATGCCCGGCCATGCGTCGCCGTCCAGTGTGGGCCTCGGGGCCTCGGGCGACCGGGCGGGCGCACTCAGCCCCGCTGAAGGCGGGTCCCTGATCACGCCGGGAAGCTCCAGTTCCTGTTGGGCGGCAAGGCTTGCCCGGCGGTCGCCGACCAGGGCGGCCGCGCCGAGCCCGTCCCAGGTTTTCTTCAACCACGCTTCGATCTCGAAGAGGCTGAGGTGAAAGACGTCGTCCGCGGAGGCGATGCGGCCGGCGGCCTGCATGCGCTGCCCCACCTCGAGCAGAATCTGCCGGTGGAGTGCAACGGCCG from Acidobacteriota bacterium harbors:
- a CDS encoding restriction endonuclease subunit R is translated as MILKEYQKRALNSVSEFLQRLAEWRAKQAKVLEADPDTTFDWVSRAWEATVPARPYLPRRNGLGEPLPAFCLKIPTGGGKTLLATKIIDLANVHYRRDPHGLVLWVVPTTQIYNQTLRALKDRGHPYRQQVDLASGGRTLVLEKTSGFSPRDVADNLCILLLMLPSANRETKAQLRMFRDSGGFDRFFPAEDDVQGQQAFLKRTPNLDTFEQEGDFWGRQVKTSLGNTLRVLRPLIVLDEGHKAYSRNAKATLEGFNPCLIVELSATPPTGANVLINISGQDLNKEEMIKLDLRIRNLASTSWKDTLLASIEHRQRLEVEARRYEADTGEYIRPICLVQVERTGRDQRRTGVVHAEDVREYLLHHPDIARNQVAVKTSQKDELKEVDEVGGLMSRDCPIRFIITKQALQEGWDCAFAYVLTILTNPGSKSALTQLVGRILRQPRAKKTRVAWLDESYVFCFQRRGNELLKEVRRGFGLEGLGDLQGRVVQAADGPLEANERTVRQRERYRKATEDLVLPAFMVKDGKEWRLVHYEADILSRTRWDDVNLQGLLDLPLGDEIRRDTELRAGLGTVPLTADTAPAAGWTPAGGEPTADYAFAASHLLDVMPNPWRGYELIRRTFDALIEKYPREQVVGSYVFVLDELHKHLVGERDRLARGVFKGLLDDGTMRFVVVTRDLGFNRLPRAVQQPVDAKQVNRTDGSPYQRDLLERMVEGDLNELEHKVATYLDQQERLFFWYRNRPRHDYFVQGWKRGRIYADFLATLRPDEPDVDDAFHRVFVIETKGIHLKQAADTAYKRSVFDICSEHARKADWAEFVPAMSRVKMRFEIVDEEEWEKRLNAMFAE
- a CDS encoding DNA-processing protein DprA; its protein translation is MSDSPSLNTKAILLLTAPLIVGRKRQASVKPLAIGEYSRLARRLRELRREPADLLRDGARTVLEECRLDLELERIHRLLDRGFLLSQALERWRARALWVTSRADPEYPRLLKKRLRDQAPPLLYGCGNRESLVAGGLAVVGSRKVDDTLVDYAEGVGRLAARAGRVLVSGGARGIDLASMRGALDAGGTVAGVLADSLERTAMRREHRNALMDGRLVLVSPYDPAAGFLVGHAMQRNKLIYALADAALVVSAGFEKGGTWAGAIEQLDRYRLVPVYVRATGELGRGLEALLERGAHPWPSPDDPATLASLLSTPPTDDAGVMADVTLF
- a CDS encoding site-specific DNA-methyltransferase; its protein translation is MSSLRFKGRAFVENHHLAVPFHELKPVRGKGLSRKASLHDNLIVEGDNLAALKALLPTYHGNVKCIYIDPPYNTGNEKWHYNDRVNSPMMREWLGKVVDREDLTRHDKWCCMMLPRLKLLRELLSDDGAIFISIDDNEVHRLRSLMDEVFGEENFVATAVWQKIFSPKNTAKYFSEDHDFILVYARDIERWAPNLLKRGESAVDRYKNLDDDPRGPWSSSDLTARNYYSQGTYEVTSPSGKKFRPSVGNYFRVSPNRFTDLDADGRIWWGPDGDSMPRLKRYLSEVKQGVVPQTLWLHSDVGHTQDAKKELVSVLDFEKSEDVFNTVKPTSLIRRILQVATDKDSIVLDSFAGSGTTAHAVLAQNKEDGGNRRFVLIECESYVDSITAERVRRVVKGVPGAKDPALKAGLGGTFSYFKLGAPMRQQSLLDATALPAYETLAAYVFFTATGEEFEEGQIEKERWFIGRSRLYDVFLIYEPDVEQLKNLALSLDFARGLPPYQDGRRRLVFAPTKYLDEDFLNEYRITFQQLPFEVYETVAQTAKRRSQGAAT